The Acetomicrobium thermoterrenum DSM 13490 DNA segment ACGTCCTTGGCCCCATTCTTGGGACATTGGAAAAGAAAATAGGGACGCCGCCAAGGGAAACTCCCGGTCTAATGAGGAGGATGGACGAAGAATATTTCAGAAGAGTGAAGGCCATCGAGTTTGCCATTAAATGCGACGATGGCAAAAGCCCCGAGCTCCTTAAGGATGCAGATATAGTCCTTGTCGGGGTTTCAAGAAGCGGGAAAACGCCCTTGGCAATGTATTTGGCCCATAAGGGCTTAATGGTCGCCAACATGCCCTTGGTTCCCGAAAGCCCTCCCCCCGGCGAGCTCTACGAGGTTGAAGGGGAGAAAATAATAGGGTTGACCATCGATCCTGCAAAGTTAAGGAGAATTAGAGTAGAGAGGTTGAGAGTTCTTGGGTTGGATCCCGGCGTGTCTATGTACGCCAGACAGGAACGAATAGAAGAAGAGCTCGGTTACGCAAAGAAAATAATGGAAGAGTTAAAGGCGAAGACCTTCGATGTAACCAACAAGGCTGTCGAGGAAACGGCTCAAGAAATTATGGATTATCTAAATCTATGAGGTGTTAGAGATTTGACTCCAAGAGAAGTTTGGGAAGCGACGGAAAGGCAGATATTAGCCCCCTACGCTTCCAAAAGTTCCGAATCCAGAGGGAGAAGCGTTCCGGAATCGCCCTGTCCAATAAGGACGTGCTATCAAAGGGACAGAGATCGAATCATCCATTGTAAGGCCTTCA contains these protein-coding regions:
- a CDS encoding pyruvate, water dikinase regulatory protein; protein product: MSVKIFIVSDFTGETAEHVAKAATSQFNGKDSEMVRFRYVNNQDRLMEIIRRAQGENALIIATLVDHQLRNLLAKEAKIHHIDFIDVLGPILGTLEKKIGTPPRETPGLMRRMDEEYFRRVKAIEFAIKCDDGKSPELLKDADIVLVGVSRSGKTPLAMYLAHKGLMVANMPLVPESPPPGELYEVEGEKIIGLTIDPAKLRRIRVERLRVLGLDPGVSMYARQERIEEELGYAKKIMEELKAKTFDVTNKAVEETAQEIMDYLNL